DNA sequence from the Mangifera indica cultivar Alphonso chromosome 18, CATAS_Mindica_2.1, whole genome shotgun sequence genome:
TTGCCATTTCTTCTGGGGTCATTGTGACAAGCCTCTCTGGCTTGATCTCTCCAAGGAGAACCTTCCTTCTCAAATCAGGGTTCTTTGGATCCTTGATGTTGAACATTATAGATCTGTACTTGAGTTTCTGGGCACCATTAGACCGGCCTAATTTGTCAAACATGGCAGATTCAACAGATACAGCGACCCGGATTGGATCACATGCATTTACTACATGAACATCTTCCTCATCAACCTCACCAGCAACTTTTGACAAGGCCTCCACAAGAAGTTCCCGAATTTTGTCACGCAAAGAATCATTACATCTAACCAATGCTGTCAGCTTTGGGGTCCCAATGGGTGCCTGTGTTGGTTTTTCAAGAGGAGAAGCTTGCTTCGCCTCCTTAATTATCTTTTCAACCTTGACAGGCTCAGCATCCCCATTTACTTCCCTTTTTTCCACCCGAACATTTTCTGACCTTGAAAAACTGCCAGATCTCTCAACCTTGACAGATTCTTTTGTTGAAAACTTTTCAACCTTTACAGCCTTGTGAACCTTTTCAGCTTTCACGTCAGTGctactatttttcttatttctggTTGTCTCTTCTATGActattttcttccaaatctcaagCAAGTCAGAAGCCACATTCTGTATCGTCTCCCTAGGATGTTTCATGAGAGGTCGAAGACGTTTCCCTACCTGAAATATGATACAAAAATTTGAACCGACCATAAAAACATACACATAAGCATATATATAATCCACAgcttagaattttttattgggATAGATTACatcttcaaaatcaacataacTAAGGTATACGTAAGTTAAACTTTTATGAAAAAAGTTGGCTTCTTTTTGAACATTTCTTTACAAAACACTTTGCTTCTTCTTTAAAGACAGTGGTCCAATTCAAGTcaatatacttttattatttctttaatctGATAATCGAATAAGTTATAGATCCAGTAAGAAACAGTCTACTTCTTTATTGACACTGACTGGTTCAAGTcagtataattttgttatttctatTAGAAGATGTTCAAAAACAATGGATACCGACAACTTATTGGATTATCAGattaaagaaacaagaaacatGTACAGATCTCAACCATTAGATTAAGGAAAAAACATAAGTGTATCAACTTGAGCCAGCCAGTGTCTCTAAAATAAGAAGCAATATTTAGTAAGGAGATGTTCAAAAATAAGTAAGCTTTTTTGATGAAAGTTGCGGCTTCTAGGGCTCCTGATGATCACTTTTTATGGATTTCCACTGGAATTGACGAACAACCAATATCAATATTAGTGTTTATCAgtattgaaaagaaaagttgAAATGGGGTATGGCCAAGTGGTAAGGCAACGGGTTTTGGTCCCATAACTCGAAGCTTTGAATCTTTCCATCCCAAGGGTTGACTTTAATATATATCAGAATCaaaattctctttttgtttttgagcAGCATTTTGTTTTGGAAAGTCAGAGAAAGAAGTTTAACAAACATATACCTTGGTCATGTTGATTTtgaagatataatatataacaactGAAAAAACAGAAAGTTCAACAAACATATACCTTGGCCATGTTGACTTTGAAGATATAACtatataacaacataaaattcTATGCTCTGGATGATATGGATCATAATGATCGgattaaaaaacagaaaaataattgattggATCATCCATTTAAAACTTTTAGCTAGCAAAGGGAAAAAAGGTATTAACATCACTTTCAAAGATAAACACCAAAAGATTCTCTAATATAAATCCAGATGAAAGTAATCAAATAGCTGAAAGGAAAATTCTTTATTCCTTACTTCTATTAGTATTTAGTAACGGctctttttccattttatttaaCAGAAAACCCATAAAAAATCAACAACCCTAATCACATATTAAGCAAATAATCAATCACTCGTAACAGAATATCCCTTTTCTAAATACCTGGGTGGAGACAAGAATGTCATACGTGACAGGAAAGCTCTTAAGCTGCTTCAATGCATCGACACATCGCGTAACCTCCGGCCCACTCGACGATGTTCCGTCCACTGCCGCCACGTCCGCCGCCTTCTTGGCGGCTTCAAACAGCTCCACTAGCTCTTTCTCCATagcttcaaataaaaaaaaagttatccctaaataaacataaaccctagaaaacaaaataaaattacaaaaaaagaaaaatagattgATCTAGAAGTGGGAAATTGAGAAAAGGCGTACCGGAAGGAGATTGATTACTTTGACTTGACGAGGCAAAGAGATGGTAGCAAAAAGCTACTTATTTTGCGAGGCCTCTCCGGACGACCTTCTTGTGAATCTGAATTTGATAACACGTACGACCTTCCAAGTAGATAACAGATTTTAAATGCAATTCTTTTGGGCTTTTGTTAGGGCCTCGGCCTTTTCTTGCCATCAGTCTTACTGCATGTTACAAAATGAGGGCTCCTCAGTTTCAACTCAATTTTTACCAAACCAAAAGTTGATAGGATTAAGTTCGGCTCATGACTCgatttaaatatgatattaataaatttttaaaaatgtgtttgattttgaaGAATGAGAGATTATTCTCATCattgatgatttattattaatattattttatttaattaaaaaaattttattatcaaattaaatgttttaatttgagtaatattatcaaaatgaaaaattattataaagataaatagctataaagattattgggtataaaatattattgtattttataaaaattgataaatataaataattattgtgcttaattggatataataaaagattattaagatgttattttacttaattatgtttgagtataataattcaaaatttttttcttattacttattatattaattgaaaataaatgtatttttgttttaaaaatttaataaatcaaataaatatatagtataaaaaaaattaccttgataatattttagtatttaaggTAGATTTGGTAATaagattatcttttatattacctgttacatcatcattaataattgaaaattactgaaatattttattacttgcaaacaaaacaaaataatataaataataatagatagattatcagagtaatttttttgtctattgACCAAACCCCCAAGAGTAATTTGTTTACTACATCTTACTTAGGTATTAAgaaattactaatataatattaactttattataaatttattcctacttaataaatttagtttaatatattaaataaatttaagtaaaataatatttcaatatttttttatttctatcagTCAAAcatactaattatttatatatatcaatttacccaacatatattattaatttatactcattaatCTACAATGTAATAtatctttgtataatttttcaactttggaaataaaaagattttccaaaccaaaggtaccataaaaatttaaaaatgttatacTTCCATTTGACTttgaatatgaaattaattaataaatatgtaagttattatgtttgattataaTTTCTCAAACTAAGCTTCAATAAGTTGTTCCTCTACTGAGCTCGAGTTCAAGTTTGCAACTCTATAACTTGTCAAGTTTGAGCTTTGTGTAACTATCATCAAGTTGAACTTGACCCAAACAATATTCGATTTGGCACAATTATAGCCCTACATGGATGTGTGGATAGGTTGTGTTAGGCCATTTCGGGCAAAAATTTACATGACCAATCATGCCATGGGTCGTGCTAGGGCAAGACCTAAAAATTGTAGCCTTTGACGAGTTATGCCAACCCACAAAATTTGAAGGCTTGAGACATAACCCACAACAAAGTGGGTTGTGCCTCAATGGGCTTTTTGTCGAATTggcctattaaaaattaattttttatatttatcatttcttaatatttattatcctATGATTTTTATGGGCAACATCAGTTGACCTTCAAGCCTTTCAATAAGATCTAGGTATGAGCCAATATGTTTATAAGTCTTGGCACAACCTACAACATTGTGTATCTTGTCTTAGTTAGTTGCTACGCCTAAACTTATGTACATCATTGtgaaagttttttaatttgtattttttaatatgatttgcattaatattttatagtatgATGTGactaaaactttaaaatcaaatcaaccaCATTAATTGTACTAATatgtgtaaaataattatatgtcactatttaacttaataattaaaaaaaaaacacacacttAATTACACAATGAAATGTTGTTGTTTATACATgtacttaaaattattattaatacatatagtATAACTCTATCCGTAGTAGATAGACTTGACAGTTCATTCATCAGATTGTGTtcattagggttggattcgaaccgaactCGTTCAAGTTCGAGCTTAAGCTCAACTTGAACGAGCCCGAAAGGAGTCAGCCTTATATAGGCTCCGTTGAGCTCAAGCTACTcgtcaattttttcaattaaaaattttaatacaaaatgacgtcgttttgactaatatgtattaaaacgacgtcgttttgataatgaaatagttaaaaactctaGCTCgaaatgagccgagccgaatttGAGAGAAGTTCGAGCTGGACTTCCACGAGCTCGAACTTGAGTTCTGCTATATACAAACTGAGCCGTTTGAACTCGAGctcgattcaatttgaatccagccctagtgtTCATGTTGTTAGTGGCAACTCTCTACACTAGCAAGTGTCAATTGgtcaaatcaatattaatttcatcaacAAATAAACTAATGAAAACACTTTATCCTTGTTTATTTCATTCATCACTTTTGCAAAATCTTCAATCCCATTAAATTTGACCTTAGAGTGTATATCCAAAACTTAATCAAGTTGAGAATGTTGTGGAGAAAGGGCTAATAATGttttgaaacctaaatgaataaccgaacaaaatataaaatgaaggtGGAAGAGAGTTAACAATGTCGTGGAGAAAAAAAGTGAGTAGGTAGTTTGCTTTTGCTACTTGTTTATAAagttggatttgagtcaaactgaaTTAGAGCTCATTTAAGCTTGGGCTCAACTCAATTTGAGGGAAATCGATGTAACACCCTTAAATATAACCCGAAAAAATGTGTACAACTTaacttcttaatttaaaataatagaattaaATGCATGATAATAAATGTATAACTTCAAAAATGTGCAAAAAGGTGAAACTTAGAATGCCAACAGAAATACCTTATTGATTGAATCCCATAAGTTATAAAAAGTCTgaaaacttaatataaatattcatattgcATAATTACTCCTAAAATGTAACTATATgacaaaatatgtaaatataaagaaatctGCGAAAAGATGAATTTGCCTTTTGCCCTTATACAGCTGTTCAATGAACTACTAACTTCCTCACATGCCCTGCTACTTATATCTACCtgcaaacaacaaaaaagaatgtGTGAGTG
Encoded proteins:
- the LOC123202334 gene encoding transcription elongation factor TFIIS-like translates to MEKELVELFEAAKKAADVAAVDGTSSSGPEVTRCVDALKQLKSFPVTYDILVSTQVGKRLRPLMKHPRETIQNVASDLLEIWKKIVIEETTRNKKNSSTDVKAEKVHKAVKVEKFSTKESVKVERSGSFSRSENVRVEKREVNGDAEPVKVEKIIKEAKQASPLEKPTQAPIGTPKLTALVRCNDSLRDKIRELLVEALSKVAGEVDEEDVHVVNACDPIRVAVSVESAMFDKLGRSNGAQKLKYRSIMFNIKDPKNPDLRRKVLLGEIKPERLVTMTPEEMASDARQQEINQIKEKALFDCERGGAPKATTDQFKCGRCRQRKCTYYQMQTRSADEPMTTYVTCVNCNNHWKFC